The Oryza glaberrima chromosome 9, OglaRS2, whole genome shotgun sequence genome includes a window with the following:
- the LOC127785129 gene encoding uncharacterized protein LOC127785129, with protein sequence MTDRNGPFGRLPEHLLVEIFIRLPTCEWVQISCVSKHWASIFQGECMWQTAIARNWPSAGLRKRWPGPIPRGSARRRFQALYVSQNLVSSGGDIDELVGHTYLYLKEQLERPVVAPSSILHGTIIDQFIACGRTGEKAHELASKIWLAVIDNLEENQQTFLLLKHLSQEGEFFLPFPYSRSYKVLWRVFDKLFTDFRDCFSRVDYHDALAGAKSRFQPVPSAWLGH encoded by the exons ATGACAGACAGGAATGGACCATTTGGTAGGCTCCCTGAACATCTCCTTGTAGAAATATTTATCCGGTTACCAACATGCGAATGGGTTCAAATATCATGTGTCAGCAAGCACTGGGCAAGCATATTTCAAGGAGAATGTATGTGGCAAACTGCTATTGCAAGGAACTGGCCATCAGCTGGTTTACGGAAACGCTGGCCTGGGCCAATTCCCAGAGGTTCTGCTAGAAG GAGATTCCAAGCATTATACGTCAGCCAGAACCTTGTCTCATCTGGTGGGGATATTGATGAACTTGTTGGCCACACTTATCTCTATTTGAAAGAACAGCTTGAGCGCCCAGTTGTTGCTCCTTCCAGCATACTCCATGGCACCATCATCG ATCAGTTCATTGCTTGTGGTAGGACAGGAGAAAAGGCACATGAACTTGCTTCAAAGATATGGCTTGCAGTTATTGACAACTTGGAAGAAAACCAGCAAACTTTCTTGCTGTTAAAACACCTTTCTCAAGAAGGAGAA TTTTTCCTTCCATTCCCATACTCCAGATCATATAAAGTCTTGTGGAGGGTGTTCGACAAGCTGTTCACCGACTTCCGTGACTGCTTCAGCCGAGTGGATTACCATGATGCACTAGCGGGTGCCAAGTCTAGGTTTCAGCCAGTACCATCTGCATGGCTTGGCCACTGA